GACCACAAACCCCCCATCCTTCCATCAGTCCATCCCGAGACactccccccatccatccatccatgaccGCAAACCACCCATCCTTCCATCAGTCCATCCCGAGACactccccccatccatccatccatgaccGCAAACCACCCATCAATCCGTCCATCAATCTCTAGACACCTCCAAACATCCCAAGacgcacccctccatccatccgcCCACCCCTGCCTGCTATGATGAAATGAAGGATGCAGAGCCTCCCAGGTCTCATCTCACTTGTTCCATGTGGCCGTGGCCCTACACCCTGGCACTGAAGCTTGGCCACGTGttgaatttctctgtgccttagtttctttGCCTGTGAAAGGAGGCTCAGGATCCCTCTGAGGTGGGCGAGGTGCCGGGATGCTGCCATGGTGGGGGAGCTCCCTAAAGACCAGGAGGATGGATTTCACATGTGTGCCTCTATGACCCTGCTCCCAATGTATCTAAACACCCAGGAGTCACTTCAGATGGAACGCAGCCACCCCTGGGCCTGTTTATACAGGGCTCTCTTGCCAACCTGGAGTTGCCTCGTCTGTGGGGATTTTGAACACTGTCGCTTTTATGAACCGAGCCACAAATATTTTGAGGATGGGATGTAACGTTTCTCTCTGATATGAAAGATGATGCTCCCTGAAGCATGGTGCCCCTACTGATCCCCCTGCCCTAGAGATGTCTGGAGAACAGATGCATGAATctgcttgtctctctctgtgttgtgtgtctctctgtgtgtagaAACACGACAGCCCAGGtgggagggtccctgggtcatTCCATGTTACAGGTGTGTCCATCTGCACTGGACTGAGCTCTCTCTCAGCCAACCCTCCCACTCTCTTactctgtgtgcccctgcacggCCCCCAGGATAACAGCCCTACCACTGCCGCTGCAGGCTACGCACTCTTTAATGCAGGTGCGAGCTCTGTGCTCGGCACTGGTGGGTTTGAGTCCTGCGCTCGCCCATCCAGCCTTGGGGCTGATTCACACACCTTCCCCcccatgtgtgtgtgaggggctgTTTAGGAGATGGGGCAACTGCATTGTCTGTCCCACCCCACTGCCTGGACCCCCTATGTCACCAGAGCTAGTGAGACTTTAGGTGAGTCCCTGCTTAGTACCTGCTCCAGCAGCCCTACGACTGCTGCTGCTTTGCGGGGACGGAGTCCCAGGAGCTGATCCCCCTGCGGGGTGTTTGCGGTATGTTGTCCTATCTCCCCGTCCCCAGCTGCCACTGAGGGTAAGGGTTGGAGGGAGACCTCTTAGCCTTCTAGCCAGCagaggaggtgtgtgtgggggtcaggGTATTTTAATTACCTTCCCCACACTGACTGTCTGGAAAATTCCCATGGGGCCTCTGCTCCTCTCTGTGGTGGACGGGGGTGTAGGGTAAACCCTGATCCAGTGCCCCTCTGGGTACACATGGGTTATAGCCTAGAGAGTATCTCGCCTCGGTGAGATGCCAGGAATGGCTTGGCCATCCACCGATACATCTACCcacccagccatcccacgctCCATCCATCCTTATCTCTAACCATCCTCCATATCTTCCATCCATCCATATAGATCCTTATCCATCTATTCTCCTACCTccacatccatccatctccatcatcatccctacccatccatccattcatcctcCCCCACGTTTTCCATCCATCCACGCAACCCCATCCACTTATTTATCATCCCTTTATATATTATCCATCTCCAACCATCTATCACCATATGTCTCCATTAACACAATCAGTCATCCATCTATCCATTGCCATATTCACCCATCCATTCATCCTCATCTATCTATCACTCACGATCACTACcagcccatccatccatccgtccatccccaTCCATTCTCATTTTCCTATCAGCATCCATCCCCATCGGTACTGATCCACTACCATATGCACCCACCCATCCGTTCATTTATACATCCATCCGTCCCCACCTATCCCCATCTCAAGCTATCCATCTATCACAGTCCATCTATGGCCATCCATTTATCCATCCCTTCATTCTTCAGAACAGACACCCTTCCTACCTTCACCATAAatttatccatccatccccatccattgGCACTGCACCGGGGAACCATCCACCCACCATTCCCGCAGTGCAGTGCAGTCTAGTGGGATTCGGTGAGACTCTgagaacacctgggttctgtttctagcTCAGTAACGGACGTTACCTTGGGCAGGTCCCTTCCCCTCTTGGTGTCTCTGTTTCGTCTCCCTCCTTCTCTGTAAGGTGTGAGCCCTTTGACACAGGGACAGTCTCCCACTGTGTCTGTGCCATACCCAGCCCAACAGGGCCCTATctgagttgggggtggaggtactactttaatccaaataataagcgcgctctctctccttctctcctgtGATATCTGTTGGTCTATTAGTCCTTCCCTCTGAAGTATGTATGTATCCATCTAACCATTTCTCTGAACACCGGGCCTTCCAACTGACCTGGGCTTGGATATGGGCTCtgtagtatgtgtgtgtgtaactgtccATCTACCCCCCTCTCCATCACTGCTTCTGTGTTGTTTTTGTATCCATGTATCTACACATCTTTCCTTCCTATGGCACCATTCCATCCTTTGTTCCATGGCATCAGCCCGTGTATCTACCAATCCTTCCTTCCATGGCATCAACCCATCCTTCCTTCCATGGCCTTTACCCATGgatctacccatccatccatggTGTATATGTATCCACCCATTCAGGATCTGGGAATTGGCATCCCCAGACTTGTAGCATCTCGGCTTCTCCCAGCCTGCAACCTGGGACCTCGTCCACCTTGGGCGACCTGCAGATTTCACCCAGTGACACCACAACAAGGAGACCTGGGGGTGAGCTCAGACTCGTTCTGTTTATTCACTTGTTGTCATTGCGGGCACAGAGATTATTTACAGGAAGTTGTACTGGACAATActagcagtggggctgggaggagatgtCTTCATTTACCAGAGACTTTGCTGACGCTGCGTTGGGTGAACTTCATCTGCAGGGCTTCGTGGATGACCATGCAGGTGTAGGTGTCCCCGCTGTTCCAGCTGGCCTTGTTGACTTTCAGCTTGCTGTAGAGGAAGAAGTTCGAGTCGCCAGCTCCGTCCTTGATGGGCTGGGTGGTGAAGTATTCCATGCTCTCGTCGGCTTTGTGGTTCTTCATCCACTGCACTGAGATGTCCTCGGGGAAGAAGCCCCGCACCAGACAGGTGAGGCTGACGGAGTCTTCGGAGCTGCTCAGCTCATCGTTGTGGGGGCGCAGGAGGTAGATGCCTGGGCCAGAGCGCCTGCCTTCGGTGCGTGGGGACGGAGGACACAGGGGAGCCATGCACATCACTCAGCTGGGCCACGCGGGgagaaggagtgtgtgtgtgtgtgtgtgtgtgtgtgtgtggggggggggtaggaacatcccctctctcctccaggaTGGAGGGACTGGGAGCTGGTAGTCCTGGAGAGCAGGACGGGGGATAGGATGGTCTCCATCTCACGTGGGGATGCAAAGGGACCCAAGGCCTGGATCCCAGGTTGTTGGGCGTTGGGGCTTCCCCTTAAGGAGcatccctccctgctgggggtggggataggggagtCTCTCCCCTTAGGGACCCTGCTCTCCTCCTACCTGGCTTCTTGGAGATGGATTTGATGAGGGGTGAGGGCAGCTCTGAGTGCTCCACTTTGCAGGTGAAGTTCTCTCCGGCATCCCAGTCGCGGGTGAGGATGGGCATGGAGCTGGAGGCGGTGAAGGTGCCGTTGAACTGCTCACCGAGGTCCAGGCGATCAGGGCTAATGGACTCTGGCTTCTCCCGGGACCAGACCACCCGGAGGCTGGAGTTGCTAGGCAGGTTGACCACCAGGCAGGTGAGCATGGGGCTCTGGGCCACATACAGGGCGGCGGGAGACGGGGGCACCAGGAAGACCTGGATGTTGCTGGGAGATGTTGTTTCTTCTGGGGATGGGAGAGCCCAGGTCAGCAGGTAGCCCTGGGTTCCCCCGCCCAAGCCCATCCGCACTCCTCTCCCCCCTGGAGCCCAGCCCGGCATCCACCTCCCCAGAAGTGGATTTCCAGTAAAACACAGAGTGCCctggcacagggccccccaatggcagggggccccagggcctgGCAGCTGCgagggcagaagcttggtcctgcccagTGGGAGTTAgtggggcccctccttgggacccagccaggAAAAAGATCACTCTCTCTTATCTCCGCCCCGCCCACATTTCTCATTcttgttttcttcctcctcctgtaagtaatagcaagtaaatgaaaatgaagTGAGATACTGTGACTGGTGTTGTCGTCAAACTTATTttcccacagaccacttgaaaatcgctggGGGTCTCGGCGGACacgtaatgatctttccaaatattgtgtGTACCGTTTGCTAAAGATTGTAAAGCGCTTCGGATAAGAGCCCTTTGtaaaaaaatgtaagaaaagatggggtgaggggtgtggccaggagttagggtgcgggagggggctcagggtggggggtgcagggtctgggagggagttagggtgcgggagggggctctgggtgggggtgcagggtctgggagggagttaggatgcaggagcaggctgggggttggggtgcgctgtctggccaggagttagggtgaggaagggggctcagggctggggcaggaggttgcggTGTGGACCAGTTCCCTGGGGAGCTCCATTTGGtcctgagggtggggggtgggaatgtgggggggttcAGGAGTTAGggctgggtttgtgggggtgctcccagtcccctgcccctggCGGCTCAAGGGGGGAGATGTGCAGGGGTAGTGTGGCGGCCCGGAGCGCCAGCAAACAGCTGttcgggggcaggggcagcgctggggaggggtagggaagaggcgggggaggggggagcctgatgctggtgggggtggagcctgcagAGGAGCCCCTGGAGCCGGCAGGAGCAGACGCAGATTGACAGTAaaacacggggggtgggggggcccagggTCGGGCAGCTGCGGGGGAGAAGCTTGGTCCCCGcactccccctacacataccccccccagcccctgccgtgagccgctcgggggaggggactgggagcacccccatgacgccagccccctgccctgattcctggaccccccacattcccacctgcactccTGGCACCAaatggagctgccccaggtaagcgctgtgcaccccaacctcctgccccagccctgagccccctcccgtgcCCTAACTCCCTCTcagaccctgcagccccccagccacctgccctccctgtctcctgcacccccccagccccccagcctcctgccctccctgactcctgcaccccccccagccccccagcctcctgccctccctgactcctgcacctcccaCACTCCCCACAGTCTTCTGccccccacacagccctccagcctCCAGCCCTCCCTTACTCCGGTAACCACcaatccctgccccactcccagccccctgcgctccctgactcctgcagacCCCCACATCCGCACCTGCACCCCTCgtaccaaatgggagctgccccgggGAAGTGATACAGACCCCTCCCTTACTCCGGTAACCacagacccctgccccagccctgagcccctccctccccctaactcctggccacaccctgtaccccaacccccagcctgctcgtgcaccctaactccctcccagatcctgtaCCCCCCACCCtaagcccccccacaccctaactccctcccagaccctgcacccccaaccctgagccccctcgcaCAGCCTAACTCCtggccacacccctcaccccacctttttttacatttttttacaaagggctcttatccaaagtgctttacaatcatTAGCGAACGGTACAcgcaatatttggaaagatcattacgtGTCCGCCGAGACCCccagcgattttcaagtggtctgtgggaaAATAAGTTTGACGACAACAACAGTCAAGGTAcctccctttattttcatttacttgctattacttacaggaggaggaggaagaaaacaagaatgagaaacgggggcggggggggggagaagagagaatgatctttttcttggctgggtcccaagggggGCCCCCAAAAATGACGCTGATCACAGGGCCCCACTCCCTCTACATCCGCCACTGCCCCGTCTCTTCCGAGGCAGCCTAGTGCGGGTGACCGTCACCTTCGCACTTGCGGGCATGGTCCTGGTTTGTGGTCTGGGTGCCTGGGTGGTACACCTGGCAGGTGTATGTCTTGCCCTTCAGCCACTCGTCCTGGGAGACACTGGCGTTGCTGCGGGTGCTGAAGGTGTCGCCATCGGCGTCCTTCTTGGCAGGGTCGGTGTGACCAGGAAGTAGCCCGGGCTGGCCGTCCACCAGCCATTCCACCCTCAA
This portion of the Chelonia mydas isolate rCheMyd1 chromosome 13, rCheMyd1.pri.v2, whole genome shotgun sequence genome encodes:
- the LOC102940154 gene encoding LOW QUALITY PROTEIN: immunoglobulin epsilon heavy chain-like (The sequence of the model RefSeq protein was modified relative to this genomic sequence to represent the inferred CDS: substituted 1 base at 1 genomic stop codon), which produces MICLGFFFFLAAFPGVSSQIQLTQSGGEIKKPGESVKVTCKTSGYTFTSYYMSWVRQAPGKGLEWIGYIYPGSGDTGYAQAFQGXFTITRDTSISTAYLQLSSLRTDDTATYYCARDLWGSTWYYEHWGQGTMVTVTSASRTAPSVFPLTSCIGEGTTPQVTFGCLAKGYFPEPVTVTWSPSVASSGVKTYPSLLQPSSGLYTLSSQVTVPSSSWKSNTYSCNVQHQPTSSSISKEIPKGPYSEPEVHVLYSCTAKPGTVQLVCFISGFSPEPLRVEWLVDGQPGLLPGHTDPAKKDADGDTFSTRSNASVSQDEWLKGKTYTCQVYHPGTQTTNQDHARKCEEETTSPSNIQVFLVPPSPAALYVAQSPMLTCLVVNLPSNSSLRVVWSREKPESISPDRLDLGEQFNGTFTASSSMPILTRDWDAGENFTCKVEHSELPSPLIKSISKKPGRRSGPGIYLLRPHNDELSSSEDSVSLTCLVRGFFPEDISVQWMKNHKADESMEYFTTQPIKDGAGDSNFFLYSKLKVNKASWNSGDTYTCMVIHEALQMKFTQRSVSKVSGK